The proteins below are encoded in one region of Planctopirus limnophila DSM 3776:
- the hemW gene encoding radical SAM family heme chaperone HemW — MTHTNNFQSVYIHVPFCRHRCGYCDFTLVAGRDDLIPRYLAALEREMQAHDQPLVVQTVFFGGGTPTHLPIVELEQLLKMVTRRFPLADGGEFSIEANPLDMTEEVIDVLHSAGCNRVSLGVQSFQNKHLQTLERDHQGGEIPEIVQRIRARIPNVSLDLIFGVPGQTLVDWEYDLEQALACGPTHLSTYGLTFEEGTAFTTRKRRGQLTEIDEALEREMYALAIKRLQEEGFEHYELSNFARPGYQCQHNLAYWNGSPYAAFGPGAASYLQGTRRTNTRSVLGYLSRMEQGASVIAEAETLEKEHAMREALYVGLRRLSGMDYAEFQHRFGIDLQEFAAETIQRLVRQGLLAADEKRIRLTSEGIFLANRVMAEFL, encoded by the coding sequence ATGACGCACACGAACAATTTTCAGTCGGTTTACATCCACGTTCCGTTTTGCCGACATCGCTGCGGCTATTGTGATTTTACGCTGGTGGCCGGGCGAGATGATCTTATTCCCAGGTATCTGGCTGCGCTGGAGCGGGAAATGCAGGCCCATGATCAGCCACTGGTCGTCCAGACCGTCTTTTTCGGCGGGGGAACTCCCACACATTTGCCAATTGTCGAACTGGAGCAACTTCTCAAGATGGTGACGAGACGTTTTCCACTGGCCGATGGTGGGGAATTTTCGATCGAAGCCAATCCTCTGGATATGACAGAGGAAGTGATCGACGTGTTGCACAGTGCGGGCTGCAATCGAGTCAGCCTGGGAGTGCAATCATTCCAAAATAAACATCTGCAGACACTCGAACGCGACCATCAAGGGGGAGAGATCCCCGAGATCGTGCAGCGAATTCGGGCCCGGATCCCCAATGTTTCACTGGATCTGATTTTTGGTGTGCCCGGGCAAACTCTGGTCGACTGGGAGTATGACCTGGAGCAGGCACTTGCTTGCGGCCCCACGCATCTTTCCACCTATGGACTCACCTTTGAAGAAGGGACGGCCTTCACGACCAGAAAGCGACGTGGACAACTGACCGAGATTGACGAAGCTCTCGAACGGGAGATGTACGCACTGGCCATAAAGAGGCTTCAGGAAGAAGGATTTGAGCATTACGAACTCTCGAACTTCGCCCGCCCCGGCTATCAATGTCAGCACAATCTGGCGTACTGGAATGGTTCGCCTTATGCCGCCTTTGGCCCGGGGGCAGCCAGTTATCTGCAAGGAACGCGGCGAACCAATACTCGCAGTGTGCTGGGCTACTTATCGCGGATGGAGCAGGGAGCGTCGGTGATTGCCGAAGCGGAGACTCTGGAGAAAGAGCATGCCATGCGCGAAGCTCTTTACGTGGGTTTACGCCGCTTGAGCGGCATGGATTACGCAGAATTCCAGCATCGGTTTGGTATCGATCTGCAAGAATTTGCGGCTGAGACCATTCAACGACTCGTCAGGCAAGGTCTGTTGGCAGCTGATGAAAAGAGAATTCGATTGACCAGCGAAGGAATTTTTCTGGCCAATCGAGTCATGGCCGAGTTCCTGTAG
- a CDS encoding YbaB/EbfC family nucleoid-associated protein, which yields MFGQMAGLAANLWSMRSQMGEMAAKFQRLQTDLANLRFSATSGPVQVEVNGLLHMTNCEVQPGYREVDIARCTIEATNEAMKQAQAAAAKETQSALGDLSMLQGLLGGKLPSP from the coding sequence ATGTTTGGACAAATGGCTGGCCTCGCTGCCAATTTGTGGTCAATGCGAAGTCAGATGGGAGAGATGGCGGCCAAGTTTCAGCGTCTGCAAACTGACCTGGCGAATCTCCGCTTCTCGGCGACCTCAGGCCCCGTTCAGGTCGAAGTGAATGGCTTGCTGCACATGACGAATTGCGAAGTTCAGCCCGGCTATCGTGAAGTGGATATTGCCCGTTGCACCATCGAGGCCACCAACGAGGCGATGAAGCAGGCACAGGCGGCTGCTGCCAAAGAAACACAATCGGCATTGGGCGATCTTTCCATGCTTCAAGGATTACTCGGTGGGAAACTTCCCTCCCCATAA
- the dnaX gene encoding DNA polymerase III subunit gamma/tau, protein MNVENYTVLARRFRPQTFSEVVGQDRIAQTLRNAILEGRVAHAYLFTGARGVGKTSMARIFAKALNCPNAVEAVPCNTCEICRAVSAGQDVDVSEIDGASNRGIDDIRTLRANVNVKSMRTRYKVYIIDEVHMLTKEAFNALLKTLEEPPQGVKFIFCTTEPNKLPDTILSRCQRFDFGTVNIESIGERLRQIANTEGFQVDDEAIELVSRRANGSMRDSQSLFDQVLAFGHQHVTVADVHRLLGTASDDRVIELVQALIDRHAARALEALDQAILDGVQLDALTDQLISYLRDLMVTAAGVKGIALLGATESSRSRVETQAEAWGLKTISAALQILAEAKIKMARATWGRALTELALVRITLLEDLSRLDELIARFQGKSIPATSSSGRLATDRPMNSSPRVLPPPVAIIQGSPESRDLPDVQESQPEFQSQTEPQHHQHATANTSNATVVPVSSDATVSVDSSAEASSISTSLAEPELVFQPGNEATLLEYLRTKNTDLTGIHLQRATHCQITGPTQLEIVISANHRFEQQCLEQPNIVSKLEQQLRTATGTSIRLRFTTGSAHESSESNPLIHSESPSSKDNPASSPNGQLADGNGGVAQPETSLNSRVERQPLPHPSVTETPAIRPASRTVEDPEDRFVQSIGAAFGIDCWRVHERERIVSVEIEENSDTTADSSSDD, encoded by the coding sequence ATGAATGTTGAGAATTATACCGTTCTGGCACGTCGATTCCGCCCGCAGACTTTCAGCGAAGTTGTGGGGCAGGATCGAATTGCCCAGACGCTGCGAAACGCCATTCTCGAAGGCCGCGTCGCTCACGCCTATTTGTTTACCGGTGCCCGGGGTGTGGGCAAAACCTCGATGGCGCGAATCTTCGCCAAGGCCCTCAATTGTCCGAATGCTGTCGAGGCTGTCCCTTGCAATACCTGTGAAATCTGTCGGGCGGTTTCCGCCGGGCAGGATGTTGATGTTTCTGAAATCGACGGAGCTTCGAACCGGGGGATTGACGATATCCGCACGTTGAGAGCGAATGTGAACGTCAAGTCGATGCGAACCCGCTACAAGGTTTACATCATCGACGAAGTTCACATGCTCACGAAGGAAGCCTTCAATGCGCTGCTCAAAACACTTGAAGAACCACCTCAAGGGGTGAAGTTTATCTTTTGCACGACTGAGCCGAACAAGCTTCCGGATACAATTCTTTCGCGTTGCCAGCGATTCGACTTCGGTACTGTCAACATCGAAAGTATCGGCGAACGGCTCCGGCAGATTGCCAACACCGAAGGCTTTCAGGTTGATGATGAAGCCATTGAACTTGTTTCCCGCAGAGCCAATGGTTCGATGCGCGACAGTCAGTCGCTATTTGATCAGGTACTGGCTTTTGGTCATCAGCATGTCACCGTCGCCGATGTGCATCGATTGCTGGGGACTGCCAGCGATGACCGGGTTATCGAGCTGGTACAGGCCTTGATTGACCGTCATGCCGCCCGTGCACTGGAGGCTCTTGATCAGGCGATTCTGGATGGCGTCCAGCTCGACGCCTTGACCGATCAATTGATTTCTTACCTGCGTGATCTGATGGTGACTGCTGCCGGAGTCAAAGGCATCGCTCTCCTGGGGGCGACTGAATCATCCCGGTCGAGAGTCGAAACACAGGCGGAAGCCTGGGGGTTGAAAACGATCTCCGCAGCCCTGCAGATTCTGGCTGAAGCCAAGATCAAGATGGCCCGCGCCACCTGGGGGCGAGCACTCACCGAACTGGCACTTGTCCGTATCACGCTCCTCGAAGATCTCAGCCGCCTCGATGAGTTGATTGCCCGGTTCCAAGGGAAGTCAATTCCCGCCACGTCCAGTTCAGGACGCCTGGCGACCGACCGGCCCATGAACTCTTCTCCACGGGTTTTGCCACCACCTGTGGCCATCATTCAGGGTTCTCCAGAATCTCGCGATTTGCCGGACGTTCAAGAATCACAGCCTGAGTTTCAATCGCAGACTGAGCCTCAGCACCATCAACACGCAACGGCGAACACATCGAATGCAACCGTTGTCCCAGTAAGTTCTGACGCGACCGTTTCCGTAGATTCTTCCGCTGAAGCCTCCAGTATCAGCACTTCGCTCGCAGAGCCTGAATTGGTTTTTCAACCGGGGAATGAAGCGACTCTGCTAGAATACTTGCGTACCAAAAATACTGATTTGACTGGTATTCACCTTCAGCGAGCCACGCATTGTCAGATCACGGGCCCCACCCAACTGGAAATTGTCATTTCAGCGAATCATCGCTTCGAGCAGCAGTGTCTCGAACAGCCGAACATTGTGAGTAAGCTCGAACAGCAACTGCGAACCGCAACGGGAACATCCATTCGTCTGCGCTTCACGACCGGCTCTGCCCACGAATCCAGCGAATCCAATCCGCTCATACATTCAGAGTCTCCATCATCAAAAGATAACCCTGCCAGTTCCCCCAATGGTCAGCTGGCGGATGGCAACGGGGGTGTCGCTCAGCCTGAAACTTCTCTCAATTCGAGAGTGGAACGGCAACCTCTTCCTCATCCTTCAGTGACAGAAACGCCAGCGATTCGGCCAGCCAGCCGCACTGTTGAAGATCCAGAGGACAGATTCGTCCAGTCGATTGGAGCGGCTTTTGGCATTGATTGCTGGCGCGTGCATGAGCGTGAGCGGATTGTCTCCGTGGAGATCGAAGAGAATTCCGACACGACTGCGGATTCCAGCTCCGACGACTAG